A genomic segment from Malaclemys terrapin pileata isolate rMalTer1 chromosome 1, rMalTer1.hap1, whole genome shotgun sequence encodes:
- the WASHC3 gene encoding WASH complex subunit 3 isoform X1 — protein sequence MDEDGLPLVGSGIDLTKVPAIQQKRTVAFLNQFVVHTVQFLNRFSTVCEEKLSALSLRIQQIETTLNILDAKLSSIPGLEDVKFEVSSANINSVTNGPVPQASTDQHAVSVSPQSRQNNIHEIGQQKTEAAAENVMTVAKDPRYARYLKMVQVGVPVMAIRNKMISEGLDPDLLETPDALVPAWGDEVNAEESSDSESSFSD from the exons atgGATGAGGATGGGTTGCCCCTTGTGGGCTCTGGCATCGACCTGACCAAG GTTCCAGCTATTCAGCAGAAAAGAACTGTGGCATTTCTAAACCAGTTTGTAGTTCACACAGTGCAGTTCCTTAACCGCTTTTCTACTGTTTGTGAAGAG aAGTTGTCAGCTCTATCTCTCCGTATCCAACAAATTGAAACAACGCTTAACATTTTGGATGCAaag TTGTCATCTATTCCCGGCTTGGAAGATGTCAAATTTGAAGTATCGAGTGCAAATATTAACAGTGTTACAAATGGTCCAGTTCCACAAGCCTCTACAGATCAGCACGCAGTATCTGTATCTCCTCAGTCAAGA CAGAATAACATACATGAGATAGGACAACAgaaaacagaagcagcagcagaaaatgtcATGACTGTAGCCAAGGATCCAAGATATGCCAGATATCTCAAAATGGTTCAAGTG GGTGTTCCTGTAATGGCAATAAGAAACAAAATGATTTCTGAGGGGCTAGACCCAGATCTCCTTGA GACACCAGATGCCTTAGTGCCTGCGTGGGGAGATGAAGTGAATGCAGAAGAAAGTTCTGACAGTGAATCTTCATTTAGTGACTAA
- the WASHC3 gene encoding WASH complex subunit 3 isoform X2, protein MDEDGLPLVGSGIDLTKVPAIQQKRTVAFLNQFVVHTVQFLNRFSTVCEEKLSALSLRIQQIETTLNILDAKLSSIPGLEDVKFEVSSANINSVTNGPVPQASTDQHAVSVSPQSRNNIHEIGQQKTEAAAENVMTVAKDPRYARYLKMVQVGVPVMAIRNKMISEGLDPDLLETPDALVPAWGDEVNAEESSDSESSFSD, encoded by the exons atgGATGAGGATGGGTTGCCCCTTGTGGGCTCTGGCATCGACCTGACCAAG GTTCCAGCTATTCAGCAGAAAAGAACTGTGGCATTTCTAAACCAGTTTGTAGTTCACACAGTGCAGTTCCTTAACCGCTTTTCTACTGTTTGTGAAGAG aAGTTGTCAGCTCTATCTCTCCGTATCCAACAAATTGAAACAACGCTTAACATTTTGGATGCAaag TTGTCATCTATTCCCGGCTTGGAAGATGTCAAATTTGAAGTATCGAGTGCAAATATTAACAGTGTTACAAATGGTCCAGTTCCACAAGCCTCTACAGATCAGCACGCAGTATCTGTATCTCCTCAGTCAAGA AATAACATACATGAGATAGGACAACAgaaaacagaagcagcagcagaaaatgtcATGACTGTAGCCAAGGATCCAAGATATGCCAGATATCTCAAAATGGTTCAAGTG GGTGTTCCTGTAATGGCAATAAGAAACAAAATGATTTCTGAGGGGCTAGACCCAGATCTCCTTGA GACACCAGATGCCTTAGTGCCTGCGTGGGGAGATGAAGTGAATGCAGAAGAAAGTTCTGACAGTGAATCTTCATTTAGTGACTAA